The genomic window GTTTTACCAATAATTAAATTTTGCTCTTGTCACCAAATTCTCTAACTCCCTGATAACACCAACCTTACCACATACCAGGAACAGGCTCAGGAGGGGGCGCAATTTCAGCTTGATTTTCTTCCATAGGAGGTAAACTGACATCAGGACGATCCCAATCAATGTCGGTTCTGGTTACTAAGGGAACTTCCCGTAAATCTAAACGAGATACCCAACGGGGACGAGCTTCAGCAACATAGACATCCAGGTCAGGTCTTTGGTCACTAATAATAACCCATTTACCGTCTTCTTCTCTCATGATGACATCGGCACCAGCAACTAAAGTAGGCCAGTAACCAGGCATTTGAGCGGTAACGTGCCAAACGTCCCGTTCTCCTGTGGTCAAGCCAACGTCATAATTCATTCTGACGTGAGCATTTTTTTCCTGACCAGCAGAAATGATTTGAACTTGAGCTACGTCTCCGGTAACACCACGAATACGACCGATGATATAGTCTTCAAATTTGAATTCTAACCAATCGGCACGATAAACATCGATGGGATCTTGGAGAACATGACCTCGTAATTGACTAACAAGAACCTCTTCTTGAGCAGGTTCTGCTTGAGCAGGGGAAATCCCCAGTAAGGATAAGCCGAGAGCTAATCCTGCTAACATATGTGAGTGTTTCATAAACACAATGACCTCACTCCAACCTAATTGGGTAAACTATAATTGGGTAAACTGTTCTTTGACACTTTTAAGGATAGTTTAGTTCCCAGGTAGGGGCCCAGAATTTTAACTATCCTTTTATAAGTGTGGAGAATTCGTTGAGAAAAACAGTCTGTCTAGAGGCGTATATCTCAAATCTTGCATCTTCGATAATTCTCTACCCCCCTACCCCCACACCCCCCACACCCCCCACACCCCCCTTTAAAAGGGGGGCAGGGGGGGTAGGGGGGTTGGTAAGAGGATTTTATTGTGACCGAACTTTTTGGCTTAACTGAGGTTTAATTTGTCCACGATGCCACTGAAATCGATATTTTTGAAGAAATTAACTAATTTTTCCAGCCATTGAACCTTATTGGCTTGAGGAAGTTGTTGAGACGAGGGGGTTACTGTCTCAGGTTGAATCGTTTCGGATAAGGGAGTTGAAGTTTCTTCTACCCCTGTCTCTGATGAGTCTTCAGTCAAAATTTCCTCAGTCATTACTTCTTGATCATTTTCTAGTTCTGTGGGTTCAATGATGGTTTTTGGTTCTTCTACCACTGTTTGAGTCTTAGAGGGGGTTACAGTTTCCGAGGAAACGGGTAATGGTTCTGGGTTTTCAGTTTCTTGAGTAATGGTTTCATCAGAAGCAGGTAATGGTTCTATCGTTTCGGTTTGTTGGATAATTGTTTCTGGAGAAGGAGATCCAGATTCTATCATTTCAGTTTCTCGGGTAATGGTATCATCAGAAATCGGTAATGGTTCGGTATCTTCTTCAGTGGTGTTTTCAGAAGTAGGACTGATGATGGGTTCAGAAGCAGACTCTTCAACTGGTTCTTGAGGTTCTCTGGTTTCTTCTACTGTGGGGGGAGGTGTTTCTTCTTCAATGGGTTCGGGTTCTAACGTATAAATATAATTAGGATCAACAACAGAACGGGCAACCTCAACAGACAGTTCTCCCCGTATCAGTTTAGAGAGGGTATCTTCTCCATTGGGTTCATAGGTAATGACTCGAACAGTATCATTAAAAGCGTTATTAACTTCCTTGCCTTGTTCGTCAATAAATTCTAACTGTACCCAGTTTTTCCCAGGTTCAAACCCTTTTAAATAAATCGGTTGCCACGTATCGATTAAAAAACTTTCCCCGTTGATGGTGGCTTTAATGCGCCAGTCTATAATCTCATCATTAGGATCACTTTGAGCAATAAAATGTAAGGGTGCATTGGTTAGATAAAAATCTAACATAATCGGTTCAGCCCCGTAACTTCCCTGGGGGCGACTGTAAGTAAGGAGAGGAAGGGAAGAAGAGGGGGAGTTATCTTCGGTTTCTGTAAACACACTAAAAGTAGTTTGTGCATAGGCCCCTTCATTTTTAAAACTTTCGTGCCAAGGACGAGAGGCAAACACGCGAATGGTATGGGTTCCTGGGGTTAAATCTTCTAAAATAATCGGTTCATCAAGATTATAAACCGCCCGATAGGGTTGATTATCCACAAAAAGGTGTAAATGGGGTCCGAGTCCTAGGGTTTCGTCTTTAAAGAGGGGATAGTCTTTGACCTCTAATTGCACCGGTACGGTGGTTTCTGAGAACATTTGCCGAGGTTTGGGACTAATAATGCTCACTTGAGGATGATATTGGGCTAAAATCTCTTTCAGTTCTTGGATAACCGTTGGAGGGGCTACTTCTGTTAATTTTGTAGTGGTGACGGGAACAGGAGAGGGTTCTATCACTGGGGAAGACGCTACAACGCGATCGCTACACCCTAGTAACCCCCAACTCAGAAGACCAACGAGAATAGAACTGGACAGAACTTTAATCAATGGCGATCGCTGATTCAACCCAAACACTGTTTACTCTCCTTATGGTGGCAAGATTCGGTCTATCTTTGACTATATCAGTTGCGTTGCAAAAACTCTAACCTTTAACCTGAGTTCGGAGTTCGAGCATTATTACAAAGATAATAGATGTTTCAGACAACGGTAAAATTGACCAAGGAAGTGCGCCGAGGTGTCCTCGGCAAGCACAAGTCTTGGTTAGGCTTTCAGTTTGATAAAATGTAGCTTATCTTTTTTCTAATATTTTTATCCTATGAAATATTATTTGGTTTATAGTGAACTTTCACAACAGCCTGATTCTGCCCATGAAATTCATGATGTCATGTGTGCTAATGCGATGGCTAATCTGGGTTATGAAACGATTTTGACTTATCCTGATAACCCTCAATCTAACTTAAACTTAGGGTCATTATTGTTTCCTTTTCATCTGCAAAAACCGACCAATAATTTTATCGAGTTTTATGATATCCAAGATCGCTTAAATATTTTGCCTTTGTTGATTCCTAATGTTATTCGCAAAGGAATTAATCGCTTTAATCTGAGTAGTTTGGTGTGTAAATATTATTTACCGCTTCATCTCAAAAATAAACTTAAAGCAGTTCATACGAGAAATTGGAATTTTGCCAAAGCTGCAGTAAAAAATAACATTCCTACTATTTTTGAACGTCATTATTTTGCTGAAAATAAGTTTGACCAAGAAATCGTTAATCATCCTTATTTCAGAGTTTGTATTAGTCAATCTGAAGTCACCCGACAGAGTATCATTGAAGCTGGAATGCCACCAGAAAAAGCAATTTGGTTGCATAATGGGTTTAACCAAACTTTCTTAGAAAGACATCTAGAGGATGCTGAAACTTGGCGTAAACAATTACTAAAAAATAACCGTGAAAAGTTGATTGTTTATTCCGGCGCACTCTATCCCTTCAAGGGAATTGATTTATTAATTGATGTGGCTAAACTGTTACCGAATATTCAATTTGCTATCACAGGAGGAACGGAAGAACAGGTGCAACAGTATCAAGCATTAGCTAATAATAAACAAGTAGATAATATTACTTTTTTAGGTTGGATTATCCCACGATCGCGTCTTATTAGTCTGTTTCAAGCTGCGGATATTTTAGCCCATCCCCATCTATCAGGTAAGTCAGCAAATTTCACCAACCCTGTTAAATTTTTCCAGTATTTAGCATCAGGAACTCCTATTGTTGCTACAGAGATTCCTCCCTTAATGTCTTTTAAACAGACAGTTCCTATCGCTGTTTGGTGTCCCCCTGATGATCCCTCTATTTTTGCTCAATCTATTGAAAAAGCATTAGAAATTTATCCCAGAAAATCAATAGGATATCAAGAAAATATTAAATATTCTCAAGAATATTCTTGGGAAAAAAGAGCCGAAAAAATCATCAAATATCTTCCTGAACTGATGGTTTAATGTTCATCAGTAACTAGAGAAGATCCATACACAATAACTCGATTTCTTCCTTCTTGTTTCGCTTGATAAAGAGCTTTGTCTGCTTGGTTAATCAATCTTTTAGTTGATAATTGATCCTGGAGAAATAAACTAGAAATACCACAGCTAATGGTAACATAATCGCTAGTTAAAGAAGTGTTGTGAGAGATATTCAAAGATATTACTTTTTCTAAGATTCTTTGAGCAATTTTTTTAGCTTCTTGTCTATCAGTTCTCGGTAAGATAATGGCGAATTCCTCTCCACCGTAACGGGCAACAAAATCAGTGCGACGGATGGCTGTTCGTATTTCTTTTGCTACCTTTTGTAAACAGCGATCGCCAGCAGGATGGCCATAGGTATCATTGTATTGTTTAAAATGATCCACATCACATAAAATTAATGAGGTTTGTTTACGAGATAAATGATGTAATAATCGTGTTTGCTCTAAAATTTTATCAAAATAAAGACGATTAGGAACTTTTGTTAAAGTATCAAAGGTGGCTAAATATTTCCACTTATCAACCATGATAATTACTGATGCTCCTAAAACAACCATGAAAGGGGTAATAGTTGGAAC from Crocosphaera subtropica ATCC 51142 includes these protein-coding regions:
- a CDS encoding glycosyltransferase, yielding MKYYLVYSELSQQPDSAHEIHDVMCANAMANLGYETILTYPDNPQSNLNLGSLLFPFHLQKPTNNFIEFYDIQDRLNILPLLIPNVIRKGINRFNLSSLVCKYYLPLHLKNKLKAVHTRNWNFAKAAVKNNIPTIFERHYFAENKFDQEIVNHPYFRVCISQSEVTRQSIIEAGMPPEKAIWLHNGFNQTFLERHLEDAETWRKQLLKNNREKLIVYSGALYPFKGIDLLIDVAKLLPNIQFAITGGTEEQVQQYQALANNKQVDNITFLGWIIPRSRLISLFQAADILAHPHLSGKSANFTNPVKFFQYLASGTPIVATEIPPLMSFKQTVPIAVWCPPDDPSIFAQSIEKALEIYPRKSIGYQENIKYSQEYSWEKRAEKIIKYLPELMV